One Camelina sativa cultivar DH55 chromosome 3, Cs, whole genome shotgun sequence genomic window carries:
- the LOC104761509 gene encoding probable serine/threonine protein phosphatase 2A regulatory subunit B''epsilon isoform X2 — MVDQVFSNYIDGLRVDEFKSITKEVCKLPSIISPALFTQIDPNCTGIVTRDAFIKYWIDGNMLTMDTASQIYHILRQQGSNYLRQVDFKPVLDELLATHPGLEFLRNSSEFQERYAETVIFRIFYYINRSGTGCLTLRELKRGNLIAAMQQLDEEDDINKIIRYFSYEHFYVIYCRFWELDSDHDCFVDKDNLIKYGNHALTYRIVDRIFSQVPRKFTSKVEGKMSYEDFVYFILAEEDKSSEPSLEYWFKCIDLDGNGVITRNEMHFFFEEQLHRMECITQEPVPFNDILCQIIDMIGPEKENCITLKDLKGSKLSGNVFNILFNLNKFMAFETRDPFLIRQEREEPNLTEWDRFAQREYLRLSMEEDVEEVSNGSADVWDEPLEPQF; from the exons ATGGTTGATCAAGTTTTTAGTAACTATATTGATGGACTACGTGTGGATG AATTCAAATCCATTACGAAAGAAGTCTGCAAGCTGCCTTCTATTATTTCTCCTGCACTTTTCACACAGATAGATCCCAATTGCACTGGTATAGTTACAAG GGATGCATTTATCAAGTATTGGATTGATGGAAATATGTTGACTATGGACACAGCCTCCCAGATATATCACATACTAAGGCAGCAGGGCAGCAACTACCTCAGACAG GTCGACTTCAAACCAGTACTTGATGAGCTTCTGGCAACACATCCTGGGTTAGAATTTCTGAGGAATTCAAGCGAATTTCAAGAAAGATATG CTGAAACTGTCATCTTCAGAATATTTTACTACATTAACAGATCGGGAACTGGTTGCCTTACTCTTAGAGAACTGAAACGTGGAAATCTTATTGCTGCTATGCAACAACTTGATGAAGAGGACGacatcaataaaattattag GTACTTCTCCTATGAGCACTTCTACGTCATATACTGCAGATTTTGGGAACTTGATAGTGACCATGACTGCTTTGTTGATAAGGATAATCTCATCAAATATGGTAATCATGCCCTTACCTATAGGATTGTTGATAGAATATTTTCACAG GTTCCTAGGAAGTTTACGAGCAAAGTTGAAGGGAAGATGAGTTATGAAGATTTTGTATACTTCATTCTCGCCGAGGAAGACAAGTCTTCCGAGCCTAGTCTTGAGTATTG GTTCAAGTGCATAGACTTGGATGGAAACGGGGTGATCACGCGAAAcgaaatgcatttttttttcgaaGAGCAACTGCATCGCATGGAATGCATAACCCAGGAACCTGTTCCCTTCAACGATATCCTATGTCAAATAATTGACATGATTGGACCAGAG AAGGAGAACTGCATCACCCTCAAGGATCTGAAAGGATCCAAACTTTCAGGAAACGTATTCAATATACTATTCAACCTCAATAAATTCATGGCATTTGAGACACGTGACCCCTTTCTGATTCGCCAG GAACGGGAGGAACCAAATTTGACAGAATGGGATCGATTTGCTCAGAGAGAGTATTTGAGGTTGTCAATGGAGGAAGATGTAGAGGAAGTATCAAACGGAAGTGCAGATGTGTGGGATGAACCACTTGAACCTCAATTTTAG
- the LOC104761483 gene encoding vacuolar protein sorting-associated protein 2 homolog 3, with the protein MNIFTKKPTPREVLRESKREMTQATRGIEKEISSLQSEEKKLVLEIKRTAKTGNEGATKTLARQLIRLRQQIANLQGSRAQMRGIATHTQAMHAHTSVAAGLQGATKAMAAMSKNMDPAKQAKVMREFQKQSAQMDMTTEMMSDSIDDALDNDEAEDETEDLTNQVLDEIGIDVAAQLSSAPKGKIGGKNTEDVGSSGMDELEKRLAALR; encoded by the exons ATGAACATCTTCACCAAGAAACCAACTCCGAGAG aagTGCTTAGGGAGAGTAAGAGAGAGATGACACAAGCTACCCGAG GAATCGAAAAGGAAATCTCATCTCTGCAATCAGAA GAGAAGAAGCTTGTTCTCGAGATCAAAAGAACTGCTAAGACAGGGAATGAG GGAGCCACCAAGACTCTTGCTCGCCAATTGATCCGGCTTAGGCAGCAAATTGCTAACTTACAAGGTAGCCGAGCTCAAATGCGAGGCATAGCTACTCATACACAG GCTATGCACGCACATACTTCAGTTGCTGCTGGACTGCAAGGTGCCACTAAGGCTATGGCAGCTATGAGCAAG AATATGGATCCTGCAAAACAAGCTAAGGTGATGAGAGAATTTCAAAAGCAGTCTGCGCAAATGGACATGACC ACTGAGATGATGTCAGATTCCATAGATGATGCTTTAGACAATGACGAAGCTGAAGACGAAACTGAGGATTTGACAAACCAG GTTCTTGATGAAATTGGCATTGATGTCGCCGCACAG TTATCATCTGCTCCAAAAGGTAAAATTGGCGGGAAGAATACAGAGGATGTTGGCAG TTCTGGAATGGATGAACTGGAGAAGCGGTTGGCTGCGCTTAGATAG
- the LOC104778550 gene encoding uncharacterized protein LOC104778550 gives MNYDVKLCRWGQTQLAAICRHETCPWKVYCSVDKRVGRWSVKTYVDIHNHVVSGKARMLKQGVIGRLFREEARRRSCLSWTDIKDEIMMRYTISVSKWICQKARRIAFDLVIQTQKQQFAKLWDYERELKRSNEGTHTEIVTNPQVSGKQQFDKFYVCFAALRRTWENCCRPIIGLDGAFLKWELKGEILAAVGRDADNRIYPIAWAIVRVEDNESWSWFVDKLKTDLDLGVGDRLTVMSDKQKGLINAVADLLPNAEHRHCARHI, from the coding sequence ATGAATTATGATGTGAAGCTTTGTAGATGGGGTCAGACACAGTTGGCGGCAATATGCAGACATGAGACATGTCCTTGGAAGGTCTATTGTTCTGTGGATAAGCGTGTAGGGAGATGGTCAGTGAAGACATATGTTGATATCCATAACCATGTTGTGAGTGGAAAAGCAAGGATGTTGAAACAGGGTGTAATTGGTAGGTTATttagagaagaagcaagaagaagatcgTGTTTGAGTTGGACTGACATCAAGGATGAGATAATGATGAGGTACACGATATCAGTCTCTAAATGGATTTGCCAAAAAGCAAGGAGGATAGCGTTTGATTTGGTGATACAAACACAGAAACAACAGTTTGCAAAGTTGTGGGACTACGAGAGAGAGCTGAAGCGGTCTAACGAGGGTACTCACACAGAGATTGTAACCAATCCGCAGGTGAGTGGTAAGCAACAATTTGACAAGTTCTATGTCTGTTTTGCGGCGCTTAGAAGAACATGGGAGAATTGTTGTCGTCCTATTATCGGACTTGATGGAGCATTTCTGAAATGGGAATTAAAAGGTGAGATTCTAGCAGCTGTTGGAAGGGATGCAGACAATAGGATTTATCCTATTGCTTGGGCAATAGTCAGAGTTGAGGACAATGAGTCATGGTCTTGGTTTGTTGATAAGCTAAAGACAGATTTGGATTTGGGTGTTGGCGATAGATTGACTGTTATGTCAGACAAGCAGAAGGGGTTAATTAATGCAGTAGCTGATTTGCTTCCAAATGCAGAGCATAGGCATTGTGCTCGACACATATAA
- the LOC104778552 gene encoding LOW QUALITY PROTEIN: long-chain-alcohol oxidase FAO1-like (The sequence of the model RefSeq protein was modified relative to this genomic sequence to represent the inferred CDS: substituted 3 bases at 3 genomic stop codons), translating to MVGRRGSPLLRWNTKQENVSHGFSPSDLQALSAICEAILPPVPLQSLDLEMKLKVLRNDALLSFFKSSSGPHVRPDEVAELLATKAIPVTVIVVRIVLRILTFRLGTLLLCGLVCLDKANWPFLLKFSEISLEKREKVLQRWNTQWYNPLARIGFMMIKAIFLFYYFTWTDENTENPAWDAIGYSVDMNENEGMKHKERPLEKGIIETDKVNEMTIKQRMINKGLKVTEDRESDTYKIECDAVVVGSGCGGGVAAANLAKSGLRVVVLEKGNYFVPRDYSALEGPSTFEMFESNSLLMTHDGRFRFMAGSTVGGGSVVNWAAALKTPDAIIEEWSVQRGISTFSSEKYKAAMDRVCKRIGVTERIVREGFQNQILRKGCKKLGLDVTTVPRNSTDGHYCGSCSFGCPTGDKRGTDLTWLVDAVNNNXFYYFTWVTSSIFLCMFLXQAIXFLXRLKRCKHESYGIYTFMIVLEVISLMCGSMQCAQQXLKNPNIGRGLHIHPILMVWGYFPEKKSDFEGAAHEGEILTALYYVHPMDSTTPNITLETPAIGPGTFAALVPWVSGSDIKERLAKYSRTSHIFVMVRDEGVGEVKGGIVKYRLTKADEENLTIGLKQALQILAAAGAAEVGTYRSDGQRIKCDGMKHKDLEAFLQTVEAPAGVVSMSKHWTHSFTAHQMGCCRMGATEKEGAIDGKGESWEAEDLXTRGFRFMAGSTVGGGSVVNWAAALKTPDAIIEEWSVQRGVE from the exons atggtaggaagaagaggaagcccTTTGTTGAGATGGAATACGAAACAGGAAAACGTGAGCCATGGCTTCTCGCCATCTGACCTTCAAGCCCTCTCTGCCATTTGCGAGGCTATTTTGCCTCCTGTTCCATTGCAGAGCTTAGATCTTGAGATGAAGTTGAAGGTTTTACGCAATGATGCACTCTTATCTTTCTTCAAGTCTTCTTCTGGGCCTCATGTTCGACCAGATGAG GTCGCAGAGCTGCTGGCGACAAAGGCAATACCAGTGACAGTTATAGTGGTGAGAATAGTTTTGAGAATTCTTACATTCAGATTGGGGACCTTGCTGCTTTGCGGGTTAGTCTGTCTTGATAAGGCGAATTGGCCTTTTCTTCTCAAATTTTCTGAAATCTCTCTGGAGAAGAGGGAGAAGGTTCTTCAGAGATGGAACACACAGTGGTATAACCCTTTAGCAAGAATCGGTTTTATGATGATCAAAGCCATCTTCTTGTTCTATTACTTCACATGG ACAGATGAAAATACAGAAAACCCAGCATGGGATGCAATTGGTTATAGCGTCGACATGAATGAAAACGAGGGCATGAAACACAAGGAAAGACCTCTAGAGAAAGGGATCATCGAGACTGATAAAGTAAATGAGATGACCATCAAGCAACGTATGATCAACAAAGGTCTTAAAGTCACAGAGGACAGAGAAAGTGACACTTACAAGATCGAGTGCGATGCAGTGGTAGTGGGTTCTGGCTGTGGTGGAGGAGTTGCAGCTGCAAACCTAGCTAAGTCAGGCCTTAGAGTGGTAGTTCTCGAGAAAGGGAACTACTTTGTCCCCAGAGACTACTCAGCACTCGAGGGTCCTTCCACGTTTgagatgtttgagtcaaatagCTTGTTGATGACTCATGATGGAAGGTTCCGGTTCATGGCAGGATCAACTGTCGGAGGTGGCTCTGTGGTAAACTGGGCAGCAGCCTTAAAAACACCTGATGCTATCATAGAGGAATGGTCAGTGCAACGAGGGATTTCAACATTTTCTAGCGAGAAATATAAGGCAGCGATGGATAGAGTCTGCAAGAGGATAGGTGTCACTGAGAGAATCGTCAGAGAAGGGTTTCAGAACCAGATTCTGCGGAAAGGTTGCAAGAAGCTTGGGTTGGATGTGACAACAGTGCCAAGGAACTCAACAGACGGACATTATTGCGGTAGTTGCTCGTTTGGATGCCCAACTGGAGACAAAAGAGGGACAGATTTAACCTGGCTGGTTGATGCAGTTAACAACAATGNATTCTATTACTTCACATGGGTAACGTCTTCCATCTTCCTCTGCATGTTTCTGTAACAAGCCATTTAGTTTCTTTAGAGATTAAAAAGGTGCAAACATGAATCATATGGCATATATACTTTCATGATTGTGCTGGAAGTGATTAGTTTGATGTGTGGTTCTATGCAATGCGCTCAACA AANGTTGAAGAATCCAAACATCGGTCGCGGTCTCCATATCCACCCTATCCTGATGGTTTGGGGCTACTTCccggaaaaaaaatcagacttCGAAGGAGCAGCTCATGAGGGAGAGATATTGACTGCACTGTACTATGTGCATCCAATGGACTCTACCACACCTAACATCACACTGGAGACTCCTGCTATAGGACCAGGTACTTTCGCAGCTCTCGTCCCGTGGGTCTCTGGGTCAGACATTAAGGAGAGACTTGCCAAATACTCAAGGACGTCTCATATTTTTGTCATGGTGAGAGATGAAGGTGTGGGAGAGGTGAAAGGGGGCATTGTCAAATACAGATTAACGAAAGCCGACGAAGAGAATCTGACGATTGGGTTAAAGCAAGCACTGCAGATCTTAGCTGCAGCAGGAGCAGCGGAGGTGGGCACATACAGGAGCGATGGGCAGAGAATAAAGTGTGATGGAATGAAACATAAAGATCTAGAGGCTTTTTTGCAAACGGTAGAGGCGCCAGCAGGAGTAGTGTCGATGAGTAAGCATTGGACTCATTCATTCACAGCGCATCAGATGGGATGTTGCCGTATGGGTGCAACAGAAAAGGAAGGAGCCATTGATGGGAAAGGAGAGAGCTGGGAGGCGGAAGATTTGNGCACTCGAGG GTTCCGGTTCATGGCAGGATCAACTGTCGGAGGTGGCTCTGTGGTAAACTGGGCAGCAGCCTTAAAAACACCTGATGCTATCATAGAGGAATGGTCAGTGCAACGAGGNGTAGAATAG
- the LOC109130194 gene encoding glutathione gamma-glutamylcysteinyltransferase 2-like, whose amino-acid sequence LVLQFQSCKDESWISIAKYLKEDVPRLVSSQHVDTIERILYVVFKSLPADFSQFIRWMVEVRRIEDFNQNLSLEEKSRLDLKQELLKQVQETKLFKHVDKFLSSVNYEDNLPYVSVKVYSEGGEILSGNESDESCCEETCVKCIKGLGEEKMTVKACPSGNDVFTALLLALPSQTWSGIKDQSLLQEMKQLISMVNLPTLLQQEVLHLRRQLELLKRCQENKEEEELCAPAPN is encoded by the exons cttgttcttcaatttcAGAGTTGTAAGGATGAGAGCTGGATCAGCATTGCAAAGTATTTGAAGGAAGATGTTCCTCGTCTTGTAAGCTCACAACATGTTGATACTATTGAAAGAATCTTATATGTTGTATTCAAGTCACTTCCGGCAGATTTCAGCCAGTTTATCAGATGGATGGTTGAGGTTCGAAGAATAGAGGATTTTAATCAAAATCTCAGCTTAGAGGAGAAATCAAGGCTCGACTTGAAG CAAGAGTTGCTGAAACAAGTGCAAGAAACTAAACTGTTCAAGCATGTGGATAAGTTTCTATCCTCTGTGAATTACGAAGACAATCTGCCATACGTTTCTGTCAAGGTGTATTCCGAAGGAGGAGAAATCTTATCGGGAAATGAATCAGACGAGTCCTGTTGCGAGGAAACTTGTGTGAAGTGCATCAAAG GTCTTGGTGAGGAGAAAATGACAGTGAAAGCTTGCCCATCTGGGAACGATGTGTTCACTGCTCTTCTATTGGCTTTACCTTCACAGACTTGGTCAGGTATCAAGGACCAGTCACTTTTGCAAGAAATGAAACAGCTCATTTCCATGGTTAACCTCCCGACTTTGCTTCAGCAAGAG GTTTTGCATCTACGACGCCAACTTGAGCTACTTAAACGATGCCAggagaataaagaagaagaagaactctgTGCTCCTGCGCCTAATTAA
- the LOC104778551 gene encoding glutathione gamma-glutamylcysteinyltransferase 2-like yields the protein MSMVSLYRRSLTSPPAIDFASVEGKQIFNEALQKGTMEGFFTLMSYFQTQSEPAFCGLASLSMVLNALSIDPGRKWKGPWRWFDESMLECCEPLEIVKDKGISFGKVFCLAHSSGAKVEAFRTNQSTIDDFRKLVVKCSTSDNCHMISTYHRELLKQTGTGHFSPIGGYNAERDMALILDVARFKYPPHWVPLKLLWDAMDSIDQSTGRRRGFMLISRPHREPGLLYTLVSPTKVMYLFVVAAAIIINFSFKFDYXEPAFCGLASLSMVLNALSIDPGRKWKGPWRWFDESMLECCEPLEIVKDKGISFGKVFCLAHSSGAKVEAFRTNQSTIDDFRKLVVKCSTSDNCHMISTYHRELLKQTGTGHFSPIGGYNAERDMALILDVARFKYPPHWVPLKLLWDAMDSIDQSTGRRRGFMLISRPHREPGLLYTLSCKDESWISIAKYLKEDVPRLVSSQHVDTIERILYVVFKSLPADFSQFIRWMVEVRRIEDFNQNLSLEEKSRLDLKQELLKQVQETKLFKHVDKFLSSVNYED from the exons ATGTCTATGGTGAGTTTGTATCGGAGGTCCCTTACCTCCCCTCCCGCGATTGATTTCGCTTCTGTTGAAGGCAAG CAAATCTTCAATGAAGCGCTTCAGAAAGGCACTATGGAAGGATTTTTTACGCTCATGTCTTATTTTCAGACTCAGTCTGAGCCTGCCTTTTGTGGCTTAGCTAGTCTCTCTATGGTTTTGAATGCTCTCTCTATTGATCCAGGGAGAAAATGGAAAG GGCCTTGGCGGTGGTTTGATGAATCTATGCTGGAATGTTGCGAGCCCCTGGAGATAGTCAAGGATAAAGGCATTTCATTTGGCAAAGTTTTTTGCTTGGCTCATTCTTCTGGAGCTAAAGTTGAAGCTTTCCGCACTAATCAGAGCACTATTGATGATTTCCGCAAGTTAGTGGTCAAATGTTCCACTTCTGATAATTGTCATATGATCTCAACATATCATAGAGAACTACTCAAGCAG ACTGGAACAGGCCATTTTTCACCCATTGGTGGTTATAATGCTGAAAGAGATATGGCTTTGATTCTTGATGTCGCTCGTTTCAAGTATCCTCCTCATTGGGTTCCTCTTAAACTTCTTTGGGATGCCATGGACAGTATTGATCAGTCAACTGGGAGACGTAGAGG GTTCATGCTTATATCAAGACCCCACAGAGAACCAGGATTGCTCTATACTCTAGTAAGTCCAACCAAAGTCATGTATCTATTTGTAGTTGCTGCTGCTATTATaataaacttttctttcaaattcgACTATNCTGAGCCTGCCTTTTGTGGCTTAGCTAGTCTCTCTATGGTTTTGAATGCTCTCTCTATTGATCCAGGGAGAAAATGGAAAG GGCCTTGGCGGTGGTTTGATGAATCTATGCTGGAATGTTGCGAGCCCCTGGAGATAGTCAAGGATAAAGGCATTTCATTTGGCAAAGTTTTTTGCTTGGCTCATTCTTCTGGAGCTAAAGTTGAAGCTTTCCGCACTAATCAGAGCACTATTGATGATTTCCGCAAGTTAGTGGTCAAATGTTCCACTTCTGATAATTGTCATATGATCTCAACATATCATAGAGAACTACTCAAGCAG ACTGGAACAGGCCATTTTTCACCCATTGGTGGTTATAATGCGGAAAGAGATATGGCTTTGATTCTTGATGTCGCTCGTTTCAAGTATCCTCCTCATTGGGTTCCTCTTAAACTTCTTTGGGATGCCATGGACAGTATTGATCAGTCAACTGGGAGACGTAGAGG GTTCATGCTTATATCAAGACCCCACAGAGAACCAGGATTGCTCTATACTCTA AGTTGTAAGGATGAGAGCTGGATCAGCATTGCAAAGTATTTGAAGGAAGATGTTCCTCGTCTTGTAAGCTCACAACATGTTGATACTATTGAAAGAATCTTATATGTTGTATTCAAGTCACTTCCGGCAGATTTCAGCCAGTTTATCAGATGGATGGTTGAGGTTCGAAGAATAGAGGATTTTAATCAAAATCTCAGCTTAGAGGAGAAATCAAGGCTCGACTTGAAG CAAGAGTTGCTGAAACAAGTGCAAGAAACTAAACTGTTCAAGCATGTGGATAAGTTTCTATCCTCTGTGAATTACGAAGAC
- the LOC104761527 gene encoding CRIB domain-containing protein RIC8-like — protein sequence MSNYKMKGLFKGLRFISQIFENEKEPEMQIGTPTDVKHVAHIGWDGGSVDQNPPSWMNDFKVSGGYSSAPLGNIKEAVSCISEDSTRSRDTPAGLPKSSRERSSTLGSSPAKEQRSRRGSSHSSSGGNPKSSRRSKESSDQDGSRKTRRKKSKDSSVNGGSSRSSRRARGSQTESVNGSIVSDEGSMISIDLH from the exons ATGTCCAACTACAAAATGAAGGGCCTCTTCAAGGGTCTTAGGTTTATTTCTCAAATATTTG AAAACGAGAAAGAGCCAGAGATGCAAATTGGAACGCCAACAGATGTAAAGCATGTCGCTCACATTGGTTGGGATGGAGGATCTGTCGATCAAAATCCACCCAGCTGG ATGAATGATTTTAAAGTATCGGGTGGATATTCATCGGCGCCTCTCGGAAATATCAAGGAGGCTGTTTCATGCATTTCTGAAG ATTCGACTCGGTCACGAGATACACCTGCTGGACTTCCGAAATCGTCGAGAGAGCGTTCAAGCACGTTAGGTAGTTCACCAGCAAAAGAACAACGATCACGACGTGGATCTTCGCATTCAAGTAGTGGTGGAAACCCTAAATCTTCACGGAGGTCGAAAGAATCGTCTGATCAAGATGGTTCAAGAAAAACTCGACGGAAAAAGTCAAAGGATAGTTCTGTAAACGGAGGGTCTTCAAGATCGTCACGAAGAGCACGTGGATCTCAGACAGAATCAGTAAATGGTTCTATTGTGTCCGATGAAGGATCAATGATATCAATCGATCTCCACTGA
- the LOC104761492 gene encoding G-box-binding factor 4-like translates to MASFKMMSSSNSDLSRRNSSSASSSPSIRSSHHLRPNLHTDHSRISFAYGGGNDYTFPSDSKPLDMAVDVERSIGDRNSVNNGKSVDDVWKEIVSGEQKTIMMKEEAHDDVIMTLEDFLAKAAMDDDDGAAANMDSDEIDVKIPPERLNNDGSYTFDFPMMPQTQPQRHSSFQMIEGSLGGGGGGMRGGKRGRVMMEAMDKAAAQRQKRMIKNRESAARSRERKQAYQVELETLAAKLEEENEQLLKEIEESTKERYKKLMEVLIPVDEKPRPFSRSLSRRHSLEW, encoded by the coding sequence atggcgtcCTTTAAGATGATGTCTTCTTCCAATTCCGATCTGTCTCGTCGtaattcttcttctgcttcatcttctccttctattAGATCATCGCACCATCTCCGACCTAATCTTCACACCGATCACTCCAGAATCAGTTTCGCTTACGGCGGTGGCAACGATTACACTTTCCCCTCTGATTCGAAGCCGTTAGATATGGCGGTTGATGTTGAGCGGAGTATCGGAGATCGGAACAGCGTTAACAACGGTAAGAGTGTGGACGACGTTTGGAAAGAGATCGTATCTGGAGAGCAAAAAACGATCATGATGAAAGAGGAAGCACATGATGATGTGATAATGACGCTTGAGGATTTTTTAGCGAAAGCAgcaatggatgatgatgatggtgctgCAGCAAACATGGATTCAGATGAAATTGATGTGAAGATTCCTCCTGAGAGACTAAACAACGACGGTAGCTATACATTCGATTTTCCGATGATGCCGCAGACGCAGCCGCAGCGACACAGTTCGTTTCAGATGATTGAAGGATCATtgggtggaggaggaggaggaatgagGGGAGGAAAAAGAGGGAGAGTGATGATGGAGGCCATGGATAAAGCTGCAGCTCAGAGACAGAAGAGGATGATCAAGAACCGCGAATCTGCTGCTAGGTCCAGAGAGAGGAAACAGGCTTATCAAGTTGAGTTAGAAACTTTGGCTGCGAAATTAGAGGAAGAGAATGAGCAGCTTTTGAAGGAGATTGAAGAGAGCACTAAAGAGAGATACAAGAAGCTTATGGAGGTTTTGATTCCGGTCGATGAGAAACCAAGGCCTTTCTCGCGGTCTTTAAGCAGGCGCCATTCTTTGGAATGGTGA
- the LOC104761509 gene encoding probable serine/threonine protein phosphatase 2A regulatory subunit B''epsilon isoform X1 has translation MDIDGVDDDVRLLLDPDLLQQQLLPALSSPAAPLKASSLIAHQLFSHWLSLPHTATLVKSLIDDAKSGTPANVSKINVSGASALPAVFLSSTTPPLSPRSSSGSPRFSRQRTTTPPSLQSPLGSLKEPNPQLIPQFYYQHGRPPAKELKEQCISMVDQVFSNYIDGLRVDEFKSITKEVCKLPSIISPALFTQIDPNCTGIVTRDAFIKYWIDGNMLTMDTASQIYHILRQQGSNYLRQVDFKPVLDELLATHPGLEFLRNSSEFQERYAETVIFRIFYYINRSGTGCLTLRELKRGNLIAAMQQLDEEDDINKIIRYFSYEHFYVIYCRFWELDSDHDCFVDKDNLIKYGNHALTYRIVDRIFSQVPRKFTSKVEGKMSYEDFVYFILAEEDKSSEPSLEYWFKCIDLDGNGVITRNEMHFFFEEQLHRMECITQEPVPFNDILCQIIDMIGPEKENCITLKDLKGSKLSGNVFNILFNLNKFMAFETRDPFLIRQEREEPNLTEWDRFAQREYLRLSMEEDVEEVSNGSADVWDEPLEPQF, from the exons ATGGATATTGACGGAGTTGACGATGATGTTCGTCTTTTATTAGATCCTGACCTCTTGCAGCAGCAGCTGCTCCCTGCTTTGTCTTCTCCTGCTGCTCCCCTCAAAGCTAGCTCCCTTATTGCTCACCAACTCTTCTCCCACTGGCTCTCCCTCCCACACACTGCCACATTG GTCAAGTCTTTGATTGATGATGCTAAATCTGGAACACCAGCTAATGTTTCCAAGATCAATGTTTCTGGTGCAAGTGCTTTGCCTGCTGTCTTTCTCAGCAGCACCACTCCCCCACTTTCTCCACGAAGCTCCTCTGGTTCCCCTCGTTTCTCTAGGCAAAGGACTACTACCCCTCCATCCCTCCAGTCTCCTCTCGGTTCACTCAAGGAACCAAATCCCCAACTCATTCCTCAG tTCTACTACCAACACGGGCGTCCCCCAGCAAAAGAATTAAAAGAGCAATGTATATCCATGGTTGATCAAGTTTTTAGTAACTATATTGATGGACTACGTGTGGATG AATTCAAATCCATTACGAAAGAAGTCTGCAAGCTGCCTTCTATTATTTCTCCTGCACTTTTCACACAGATAGATCCCAATTGCACTGGTATAGTTACAAG GGATGCATTTATCAAGTATTGGATTGATGGAAATATGTTGACTATGGACACAGCCTCCCAGATATATCACATACTAAGGCAGCAGGGCAGCAACTACCTCAGACAG GTCGACTTCAAACCAGTACTTGATGAGCTTCTGGCAACACATCCTGGGTTAGAATTTCTGAGGAATTCAAGCGAATTTCAAGAAAGATATG CTGAAACTGTCATCTTCAGAATATTTTACTACATTAACAGATCGGGAACTGGTTGCCTTACTCTTAGAGAACTGAAACGTGGAAATCTTATTGCTGCTATGCAACAACTTGATGAAGAGGACGacatcaataaaattattag GTACTTCTCCTATGAGCACTTCTACGTCATATACTGCAGATTTTGGGAACTTGATAGTGACCATGACTGCTTTGTTGATAAGGATAATCTCATCAAATATGGTAATCATGCCCTTACCTATAGGATTGTTGATAGAATATTTTCACAG GTTCCTAGGAAGTTTACGAGCAAAGTTGAAGGGAAGATGAGTTATGAAGATTTTGTATACTTCATTCTCGCCGAGGAAGACAAGTCTTCCGAGCCTAGTCTTGAGTATTG GTTCAAGTGCATAGACTTGGATGGAAACGGGGTGATCACGCGAAAcgaaatgcatttttttttcgaaGAGCAACTGCATCGCATGGAATGCATAACCCAGGAACCTGTTCCCTTCAACGATATCCTATGTCAAATAATTGACATGATTGGACCAGAG AAGGAGAACTGCATCACCCTCAAGGATCTGAAAGGATCCAAACTTTCAGGAAACGTATTCAATATACTATTCAACCTCAATAAATTCATGGCATTTGAGACACGTGACCCCTTTCTGATTCGCCAG GAACGGGAGGAACCAAATTTGACAGAATGGGATCGATTTGCTCAGAGAGAGTATTTGAGGTTGTCAATGGAGGAAGATGTAGAGGAAGTATCAAACGGAAGTGCAGATGTGTGGGATGAACCACTTGAACCTCAATTTTAG